GATGTCCGTACCGCGACCGGCCATGTTGGTGGCGATGGTCACTGCACCGAGACGGCCCGCCTGTGCCACGATATGCGCCTCGCGCTCGTGGAAGCGGGCGTTTAGCACCTCGTGCTTCACCTTTTCCTCGTCGAGGAACTTGCTCAGCAATTCGGACTTTTCGATCGACACCGTGCCCACCAGCACCGGCTGGCCGGTCTCGGCCTTATCGGCAATCGCCTTGGCGATGGCTTTAAACTTGTCGACCGTGTTCTTGTAGAATTCGTCTTCTTCGTCGACACGCGCCACGGGCACATTGGTCGGGATTTCCACGACGTTCAGCTTGTAAATGTCCCAGAATTCGCTCGCCTCGGTGGCGGCGGTGCCGGTCATGCCGGCGAGCTTGGGATACATGCGGAAATAGTTCTGGAAGGTGATGGAAGCCATGGTCTGGTTCTCGGGCTGGATTTCCACACCCTCCTTGGCCTCTGCCGCCTGGTGCAGGCCGTTGGACCAGCGGCGGCCATCCATCATGCGGCCCGTAAACTCGTCGATGATGATGACCTTGTCGTCCTTGACGATGTAGTCCGTGTCCTTTTTGAACATGACCACCGCGCGCAGGGCCTGGTCCAGATGGTGGACGACCTGCGTGTTCTCGACATCGTAGAGATTGTCGGTCGCCAGCAGTTCTGCAGCAATCAGGCGGCGCTCGACCTCGTCCACGCCTTCTTCAGTCAGGCGGACATTCTTCGATTTCTCGTCATAGGTGACGAAGCCGCCGTCCTCTTCCAATGGGCCTTCCGCTTCCTTCTCAAGCTTCTGGTGGTCCGCCCAAAGCTGTTTTACGATGCCGTCCAGCGCGACATACAGCTCGCTCTTGTCTTCCGTCGGGCCGGAAATGATGAGCGGGGTGCGCGCCTCGTCGATCAGGATCGAGTCCACTTCGTCGACAATGGCGAAGTTGAAAGGCCGCTGCACCATTTGCGCACGCGACTGTTTCATATTGTCGCGCAGGTAATCGAAACCGAATTCGTTATTCGTGCCGTAGGTGATGTCGGCGGCATAAGCCTCGCGGCGCTGCGCCTCGGGAAGATTGGGCACGATCACCCCGACAGTCAGGCCGAGGAAATTGTAAAGCTGCCCCATCCATTCCGCGTCACGCGCAGCGAGGTAATCGTTCACGGTCACGACGTGCACGCCCTTGCCTTCGATGGCATTGAGATAGGTGGCGAGCGTGGCGACCAGCGTCTTACCCTCACCCGTTTTCATCTCGGCAATCTCGCCGCGGTGGAGAACGATGCCCCCCACCATCTGCACATCGTAATGACGCATGCCCATCACCCGCTTGGACGCCTCGCGCACCGTAGCAAACGCTTCAGGCAGGATGTCGTCGATGGACTTGCCATCCTCTTCCATCTGCTTGCGGAACTTGAAAGTCTGCGCCTTCAGCTCCTCGTCGGAGAAATCCTCCAGCTGCTCTTCAAGCGCGTTGATACGCGATACGATCTTGTCGAGCGATTTGACGTAGCGGTCGTTGGAGGAACCGAAGACGGATTTGGCGATGGTCTGCCACATGACGGGGCGCTTTCTGTCGGAAAAAATGGGA
This sequence is a window from Aurantiacibacter gangjinensis. Protein-coding genes within it:
- the secA gene encoding preprotein translocase subunit SecA, whose translation is MWQTIAKSVFGSSNDRYVKSLDKIVSRINALEEQLEDFSDEELKAQTFKFRKQMEEDGKSIDDILPEAFATVREASKRVMGMRHYDVQMVGGIVLHRGEIAEMKTGEGKTLVATLATYLNAIEGKGVHVVTVNDYLAARDAEWMGQLYNFLGLTVGVIVPNLPEAQRREAYAADITYGTNNEFGFDYLRDNMKQSRAQMVQRPFNFAIVDEVDSILIDEARTPLIISGPTEDKSELYVALDGIVKQLWADHQKLEKEAEGPLEEDGGFVTYDEKSKNVRLTEEGVDEVERRLIAAELLATDNLYDVENTQVVHHLDQALRAVVMFKKDTDYIVKDDKVIIIDEFTGRMMDGRRWSNGLHQAAEAKEGVEIQPENQTMASITFQNYFRMYPKLAGMTGTAATEASEFWDIYKLNVVEIPTNVPVARVDEEDEFYKNTVDKFKAIAKAIADKAETGQPVLVGTVSIEKSELLSKFLDEEKVKHEVLNARFHEREAHIVAQAGRLGAVTIATNMAGRGTDIQLGGNVEFRINDELSELAEDDPKRQLEIDRIKAEVAAERQKVKEAGGLFVLGTERHESRRIDNQLRGRSGRQGDPGLSRFYLCLEDDLLRIFGPDTLFAKMMNSNLEDGEAIGSKWLSKAIETAQKKVEARNYEMRKQVVQFDDVMNDQRKVIYDQRAEIMDSEQVDDVVLDMRQDAIGALVAETCPPGSYPEQWDVEGLKDKVDEILGLQPPIDDWMEEDQVEQDLIEERLQELAEERLNSRVAEIPEPSWRRVEKSILLERLDYHWKEHLATLDALRQVVFLRAYAQKQPLNEYKQEAFGLFQSMLDTLREDVTKVLMTAELRPAAPPPPRELPNLPEFMTGHIDPLTGEDNTRDGDGSRAAAPLFGTLAGSPVAETGPGGLASGDRDPYRGLNVNRNSPCPCGSGNKYKHCHGAEA